One Gopherus evgoodei ecotype Sinaloan lineage chromosome 1, rGopEvg1_v1.p, whole genome shotgun sequence genomic window, TCTCTTTCTTCTAAGCCAGCCTTCATGATCCAATTAAAAGCCAGACAGATAATTACATGACAATCCAGAAAGCATATGGACCAAAAAATGGGGACGTTGAAAATAACTCAAAGACAGAAAGAGGGGGGGAGACACAAagattgaaaataaaaatttgcCTGGATAATGCATTTTATAAACACAGATAGAAACAGTTACAGCAAGAACAGAGCAGGCCAGGGGtaggaaatagatttttttttttttaataaattcaaGGGGCTTTCAGTTTATTCTTGGCAGCTCCCCCTTCTCATTGGTTTGGTCTCTCCTTGTTGGGGTGTCTGTTCCCTTCCCTCAATTGTCCACCTCCGGGGGAATCCATCTGGTCCTGTTTCTAAAAGAGGCCACCATTACCATGTGAGTCCAGCCCGTTTTGGCAAGAGGGAGCCTGGAAGAATGCTCATGGTGAGACACGAGCAGGAGGAATTAGCCTTTTCCTGCCTCTTTGAAGAGGCTGGTCTGTTTCGCCTCCTGCTTTGGGAACCAGAAGCGAGACTATTGAACTAAGTGGAGGAAGGGTGAGGGTCAAAAACCCTGCCCCTCATTCCTGGAAAGGGTAAGCAATGAGCATTGTGGCAGTCTCTTATCCTCCCACTGCTTTTTTGGTTTCCTGATGCTGCCTGCAGACTCTTTTTGGGGAAGATGGAGACTGAGCTACTATTGCATTATCCACAAAGGGCAGACCCAGCAGCGACCTGGAACCCACTCCCCTGGATCTCTGTGGGGTGGTCTCTCTCCTACAGCTGGGAGGCAGACAAGGCAGCTGGACCAGACACAGACCCTGCCCATGTTCTCCAGTAGGGAGAAAGAGAAATTGCAGCCCTCCCACATCCTCCAACAGCTTAGGCAATGTCAAACCCAGGGAATACATATCACCTCCCCTGTCCCCAAAAGTTCTCCCTTTCACCCAGGGAACAGGGGAATTATCCTAGCCTAGGGCTGGAGAACTGACCCCTTCTCACTTCCACAAGTAGGAGAAGGGAGTTAATGTTTTCCTTTAGCCACATTAGAAAAtcctaaaaaaaacccacacagtgAACCTTGTCAGAACCGTCAATGCTCTGCTGCCAGCGTGCGTTCAAGCCTCTCTGCACAAAAACAGCCTCTTTCCATCCCATCCCGCCACATGTGGCCCAGAGGGTACCCCCTCCACCAGCCTTCAAGAcatgttttaaaattatacaGGAGGCAAAAATGAGGCCTTTCTTGTGTGTGTGAACTCAGGGGCTCATGTGTGAGGAACTGGCTCCCAGCACAGGAGAGGGGCTCTTGCAGGTGAGAGTATCCCCTCTTTGGAGCAGGCTGTTGCATAAGATGCCTGTGGAGACAGGCTATCACTCCAGGGGCTGCCATTCACAGGGTACACTGCCAGGAGAGGCTGTTGCACAAGGAGAGGCCAGAGGCTGTTGCACAAGGAGGGACCATTGCACAAGCATTGCCCCTGGGCATAGGCTATGCACGAGAGGCTTTCTGCTCCCCGGGTCAAAGTCGCTCTTAGGAGCTGGAAAGATGCTCCACCTGGATGGTGCTGGTGCTGACTGTGAGGCAGATGTTCTTGTGGTGCTCTGAAGTCTTGTAAGGGGTCAGGTCAAAGGAGCAATGAGATGGAGGGTTGGGGGGGTTAGTGTCtccagaagggccccccgctgccccacCACCCTGCGGCTGGAAGTGCTGCTGTTGGGAGGCCTGAACTTGAGCCTGTGCCACTTGCTGCTGTGGGTCAGGGATGTTGTGTTTCCGCATGTGCTTCATCAGGTATGTCTCCTGTGGGGGGGAAGGAATCAGGGTGAGAGCGAGCTCCTGGGAAAGCAGGCATCAGTGATCCACTGGGGACAGACCTCAAGCCCTCTCCCACCCAGCACCTTCTCAGGAATGACGACTAAACCTCTGCCCACCGGGGGAGTACTTCCATGCCTGCCCTGCCGCCAGTGATACTCACCGAGGTGTAGGCCCGGCTGCAGATGGAGCACGTATAGACCTTGGCGTGCTTCACTGTGTGCGTAGCCAGGTGAACTTCCAGCGAGGCAGCATCTGTGTACGCGCGGTGGCAATTGTGGCACTTGAACGGTTTGTCTTTGTTGTGCTGCCGCCTGTGGGACTGCagaggggtggaggaaggagggagagagagtggggggaggggaatttgaTGTTAATGCTGAAGATGCCCCCTCATGACCTCCTACTTCTCAGGCCACAGGCCTCCTTATTCCCAGTATCCCAAGTGATTGGGCTCTGGGCTCGTTCCTTGGGGAGGAGCTCTCAGTTCTTGTCCCTCAccatcccagtctccctcctGCTGGTTTATTGGCTGTATTTGAAGAGGGGACTCTCCCAACCCTCAACAGGCTACACTCCTACCCCTCTCCTCTGTCCTTCCCTACGTCCATCCCCTTCCTCTCAACTCCTTTCTTACATCCCACATTGCTCTCCTAGGCTCTCACCACTGCCTGACTCACCTTAACCTTATACACTGAAGTCCTCTTCCACAGCCCCTTTATTCCTGGCCCTCCTTGCTATTTACAGCTCCTCCCCATTTAGGGTCGCCTGTGACCTCCCTTAACATGTTGCTCACCCCCTCTTCCAGAATACTAAAGAAGCCAACAGTCCAGCCCATGAACCGTGACGTCTCTGATCCCTCTGGTCCCCcagctcttctcttttccctccaCGCCATGGAGGCAAGGGCAGTGCTACCAGCTCCTGTGACTTTACCACACGTTTCAGAATATCTGATGTTCTCCCGAGAGCCCCAGCTCCAGAGTATCATAGGGAAGAAAAGGTTGACCATGTGACCTCAAAAGCCAGACAGCAAATGAAAAGAAtccaatatttttcaaaatctcttATTATAgggcttttttggggggtggcaaTGCTGCAAGTCTCCTCCTCTGCTGCAACTCCACCACACTTGGAGCAGCCGCCCTGGAtttccctgctctcctcccctaCAGCCCCGTGTGATCTCCCCACTGGAGCTTGGGGTAAGCTCACACCCTCACCTGCAGGTTGGAGAGCTGGGTGAAAGCCTTTTCACAGCCTGGGTGGGCACATTTGTAGGGTCGGTCCCCAGTGTGGATGCTGTCAGAGAGGAAGACACAAATAGGAAACAGTGAACAAGAAGTCAAAATGGATTCCATGCCCTGACAAGATCCCATAGCCACTCAAGCAGGAATGGGTGCGATGCTACCCGCAGACACTATTCTAACCTCACTGAGACAAGggggccctgctctgctcctATGCCCAGCTAGGAGAGAAACTGGGGAGATTATATAGGATCAGGCTGGGTACAGAGGATGACAGGACAGGAGTGACAGGCCACCTTGGTATCTGTAGCAGTGCCGGGAGAAGTGGCTGTATGTCCaggttctctgtccccagcataGTGTCCACATGACTAAGGTGCATCTCTGCCCATACAGTGCCAGAAGACATGCTCCTCCTCAGGCGCACACAAAATCTCTGCCTCTCAGGGTGATATCTGTGTCTCTGCGCCCCCTGCAATGTCAGGGAAAGCTTCCACACACTCAGTCTCAGTGCCCAACCCCCATAGTGCCAGGCTGGGATCCCTCATGAccaatgtctctctctctgtgcccccCATGGTGCAAGACCAAGGATCCCCCAAGGCCAGAATGTGCCAACCTCTGCCCTGACGTGGTCAGTGTCTCCTGCGcagcctccactccatcctctctCTGGTGGGCCGCGTCCTCCTGGGGGTGCAGactgctgcatcccctgcccgCCCCCTCGCATGCTCGGCGCGAGTACTCCACAGGTGCATGCCGgcggtggggggtgggcagggccagggccaggccccaggctctTGTGGCCCTTACCGTGTGTGCTGCTGCAGGTGAGAGAGCTGGCGGAAGGCCTTCTGGCAGTAGCGGCAGGTGTAGGGCTTGGCCCCCGAGTGGATGCGGAGGTGCTGGGCCAGGTAGGACGTGTTGGCGAAGCTCTTGGAGCAGTGAGGACACTTGTGCGGCTTGACAATCGCTGTGTGAAGCTTGGAGTGGATCCTGccgaagaggaggaggagcagcagcagttggacACGACCACCATCTGGCTAGTGTGGATGGAATTAGGGCACAAAGGGGGTGGGACAGCACCACGCTACCTGGCTACACAGGAACTCCAGACGTGGACTGAACCCACACACCCCCAGGGTGTACGAAAACAAGGCCTGTCTGCACCAGGGGGCCAGAGAGAGGAGCTGGACAGTCtagactgaggggcattggcagagctgtgtgtgggaagcccaggactggaatagcagaggggTGGCAAGACAGGTGGTGGTATAGACAGAACtgtgttgggggtgagggggaagtggACTGCCCTATATCTACTCAAGACTCCCACTGGTAATGTCAGGCTAGGATTCACAGCAAGTATCACCACTCTTCAGATGCCCCTAAGAACAGGCTGTCCTGACTTTCACTGTGGCAACAGTCCCCACATGTTTGGGAGCACTACAGAACTGGTGTGTGTAGGAGATACCCAGCCTATGGGACACAGTGACTGCTCCAGtcacctgctcctgtatttttcactgcatgcatccgatgaagtgggttctagcccacgaaaaattatgcccaaataaatctgttagtctctaaggtgccacaaggactcctcattttttcctGAAACCTACCCCAGCCTAGTGTGTTTGCAGCATGCTGGGATGACGGCAACATGCAGTGAGCAAGGCCCCAGCCTTCTCCACCCTTACCGTgtgtgctgctgcaggtgggAGAGCTGGCGGAAGGCCTTCTGGCAGTAGCTGCACGTGTAGGGCTTGGCCCCTGAGTGGATGCGAATGTGCTGGGCCAGGTAGGAGCTGTTGGCAAAGCTCTTGGAGCAGTGAGGACACTTGTGTGGCTTTGTCTCCGTATGAGACTTGGAGTGGATCTGCATCTCCGACTTGGAATAGAACGTCAGCGAACACATCCGGCACCTGGGACCAGgatgaggggaagaaagagtgTCATATGGAGCAGGCCCCAACATGTACCAAAATTAACAAGGTGGGGTCCTCACTATCAGAGGCTTAATGTCCCTCTGTGTCTCTGGGAAGACCCCACCTGGGATATTGTGCTCAGCTGTGGGCTTCTCAATCTCAGAAAAAGAGCAACTGATTGGGGgagatcagagaagagccacagacACATTGCAGGGACCAGGCTGGTCAAGTTCTTGGGAGAGTCAGAGCTAAATCCACTTAGCTTGGTGAAGAGATGAGAAATGGGAGACAAGACAGCACCCTAGAAAGGGCATAAGCAGATAGGTATGATAGGAATAGAAATaaaaattcccagacaaaaaactTTGTTcatctattatttatttgttgggAGGGTGAAAAAAGGACAGAAAACCTGGGATTTCCAGGTTAAGGTTCCACTTCACAATAAAAGCTGGCCAGGAAGTGCTGGAATGTCTGCAAAAGCAGTTAAGATCACcaccaccttaactctgccccctcttTGGAGAAGGTATTGTACTTGTACATTTTGAGTAGAATGTTGAAAATGAGAAGTACAGAGAATGCTTTTATAACTGGTTTCATATGTGCCTTGAATACCAAACATGATATTTCATCACCTCAACACTTTTATTGTTTCCGTAGCCCTGCTATATTTCATTATATTGCTCTAGGAGTTTGACCACATTAGCACTATGGTTATATGTATATCTGGTGGCACATGGGCTTTCTAAACAGCGGAAA contains:
- the ZNF384 gene encoding zinc finger protein 384 isoform X1; translation: MEESHFNSSPYFWPAAPTVSGQIENTMFINKMKEQLLPPEKGCSLAPPHYPTLLTVPTSVALPTGISMDSDTKSEQLTPHSQAPVTQNITVVPVQSAGLMTAGPGLVITSHSGSLVTTASSAQTFPISAPMIVSALPPGSQAALQVVPDLSKKVITSLSEGGGVAPKPPRGRKKKRLQESGLPVMSDPFVLSNEDDEDQHKDGKTYRCRMCSLTFYSKSEMQIHSKSHTETKPHKCPHCSKSFANSSYLAQHIRIHSGAKPYTCSYCQKAFRQLSHLQQHTRIHSKLHTAIVKPHKCPHCSKSFANTSYLAQHLRIHSGAKPYTCRYCQKAFRQLSHLQQHTRIHTGDRPYKCAHPGCEKAFTQLSNLQSHRRQHNKDKPFKCHNCHRAYTDAASLEVHLATHTVKHAKVYTCSICSRAYTSETYLMKHMRKHNIPDPQQQVAQAQVQASQQQHFQPQGGGAAGGPSGDTNPPNPPSHCSFDLTPYKTSEHHKNICLTVSTSTIQVEHLSSS
- the ZNF384 gene encoding zinc finger protein 384 isoform X2; translation: MEESHFNSSPYFWPAAPTVSGQIENTMFINKMKEQLLPPEKGCSLAPPHYPTLLTVPTSVALPTGISMDSDTKSEQLTPHSQAPVTQNITVVPVQSAGLMTAGPGLVITSHSGSLVTTASSAQTFPISAPMIVSALPPGSQAALQVVPDLSKKVITSLSEGGGVAPKPPRGRKKKRLQESGLPVMSDPFVLSNEDDEDQHKDGKTYRCRMCSLTFYSKSEMQIHSKSHTETKPHKCPHCSKSFANSSYLAQHIRIHSGAKPYTCSYCQKAFRQLSHLQQHTRIHTGDRPYKCAHPGCEKAFTQLSNLQSHRRQHNKDKPFKCHNCHRAYTDAASLEVHLATHTVKHAKVYTCSICSRAYTSETYLMKHMRKHNIPDPQQQVAQAQVQASQQQHFQPQGGGAAGGPSGDTNPPNPPSHCSFDLTPYKTSEHHKNICLTVSTSTIQVEHLSSS